The nucleotide window CTATGGCAGCTGACCTGTTCTCAGAGCGCGGATACCGGAAAGTTGCGTTGTTGGGCGGACCGGAAGCAGCAACATCGACGCAGGACCGCGCAGCAGGGTTTTTGAAGGCTGCGCATGACAAAGGTCTTGAGGTGGCAGCCACCTGCTTTGCGGAAAACTACACCTATCAGGCCGGGCGGGATGCCATGCAGCAGGTCTTGCGTGAAGACGGGATTGAAGCCGTTTTTTGCGGTGACGATCTGATCTGCATGGGCGCCATGGATGCAGCGCGTGCTGCCGGTCTTTCGATCCCTGAGGAAATCGGCTTCATGGGTTTCAACGACATTGCGATGGCAGGATGGGATGCCTATTCGCTGACAACCATCCGCCAACCCATTCGAGACATCATCCTGAGTTCTGTGGAACTGGTGGTCGGTATGGTGGAAAACCCGACGCGCAGTGCCGAGATTCGCTTGTTTCCCTGCACCATCATTGAGCGTGGTTCCCTGAAACCTGTCTGATCCAAGAAAGCCTCGATTGTGTTCGCAAGGCCGAGCGATTCTTTGGCGAGCGCCCGGCCGAGTCTTGTTAAAGTTTGGTCCAGGCGCCGTTTGCCTTGGCAGATGAAGCGGCGGCTTCGATTGCCCGCATCGACCAGTACCCGTCTTCGGCCTGTGGGAAGTCGAGTGCCATCGGGTCGGGCTTTGCACCCGTCCTTTGGGCATTCAAGACATCCGCCAGGTCCATGTAGATGTTTGCAAAGGCTACAGGCATGCCTTCGGCATGACCAATCGGAATGCGTGAAGCGCGGACGGCCTGTTCCGACAAATCCGAGTCACCACGTTCAAGGATCTGGGTCCTTCCGTTCAGCGGCGTCCAATGCAGTTGCTCGGGATGCTGCTGCTGCCAGGAAAGTCCGCCCTTTTCTCCGAAAACCTGAAGCGTCAATCCGTGCATCCGGCCAACGGCGACTGCACTTGTCCAGAGCCTGCAGACCGCACCGCCGTTGAAGTGGAAGTTGATCATGGCATCATCTTCCAACTGGCGATCTCCGACTAGCGAGGCGAAATCCGCTGACAATTCCGTCGGGGTCTGACCCGAGACGAAACAGGCCATGTGAAACGCATGAATGCCGGCATCTGCGAACACAGCCGATGTTCCGGCCTGAGCCGGGTCATAGCGCCAGCGTACGCGCGGATTGTCCGCTTCTTCGGCATCGGCATGAAAGCCATGCGCGAACTCCGCCTTGATGAGCCTGATTTTTCCAAGGTCGCCATTGGCAATCATGGCACGCATCTGGCGGACCAGCGGGTAACCGCTATAGCCATAATTCACGGCGCAGACCTTGCCGGACTCCTTCGTAATTTCAACGATTTCTCGTGCCTCATTTGCCGTCATTGTCAGCGGCTTTTCACACAAGACGTTGAAGCCCGCTTCGAGAAAAGCGCGCGAGATTTCATAGTGTGTGGCGTTGGGAGTTGCAATTGTGACAAGGTCCAGTCTGTCGTCGCGCGCACTTTCGGCTGCGAGCATTTCGCGCCAGTCGCCATAGGCACGATCAGCTGAAACGCCGAGTGAACCTGCGAAAGCCTTGCCGCGGTCCGGGTCAATGTCAAAGGCACCGGCACACAGAAGAAAGTGGCCATCGAGACCGGCGCTGATACGGTGGGTCGGACCGATTTGCGAGCCTGCGCCGCCGCCGATCATTCCCCAATTGAGCTTTGTCATGCGGTTACCTCGAAGCCGATGGATTTGAGAAAGGCACGGTTCTCGCGCGCGTCGTCGAGTGGTGATTGCGCCTTGGCGGGATCACAGTCCTGTTCAACCGTACACCAGCCAGTAAAGCATTTGTCCAGCAGCAGTTGCCTGACGGCGGCGAAGTCGACACTGCCCTTGCCGAGATTGCAGAAGATGCCGTCGCCGCAGGCTTCATAAAAATCTGTCTGGCTTGCGATGACATTCTTCATGACGACTGGGTCGATATCCTTGAAATGCATATAGGAAATGCGATCCATATGCCGCGTCATAAACGCGACGGGATCGAAACCGGCATAGACGCTGTGACCCGTATCAAGACAGATCTTCATGTGCTTTTCGTCGACTTCTTCCAGGAGTTGCTCAACCTCGTCCTCAAAGTCCATGAAGCCGCCGGCATGCGGGTGAATGGACGGTGTCAGCCCGTATTCCTCGCTTGCCATCTTGGCAATCTCCTGGATCCTGTCGCGATAGATGGTCCATTCCTCAGAAGACATTTTTTCCGCTTCAGCCGGGCGACCTGCGGTCGGCGCGCGGCGCGGTGAAATGGAATCGATCATAACCAGATGTTCCGCGCCGTGTGCCTTCAAGGCCGCGCAGGTCCGGATGGAGCCATCCTTGACATCGTCCCATTGCGCCGGATCGTGAAAGGGGCGAAACACGACGCCGCCGATCAGCTCCAAGCCCCGTTCCGCGAGCGCATCTCCAAGCTCTGCCGGATCTTCGGGCATGAAGCCGACAGGACCAAGTTCGATGCCACGATAACCCGCATCGCGGCACTCATCGAGCACCTTCTTCCAGGCCGGGTTGCGCGGGTCATCTGCGAATTCGACACCCCAGGAGCAGGGGGCGTTTCCAATCTTGATAGTCATGTGATGTTTCCGGAATAGAGGCCGGGCAGGGTGCCCTTGGCCTAAACTTGGTCGAGATTGATCCAGCTTCTGGATTCGTTGGACTGCCAGGACGCTTCAACAACCTGGTTCACATAAAGGCCGTCCTCGAAAGTTGGCCAAATGTTTGTTCCCGTTTCAATGGCCTTCAGGAAATCCCGGGCTTCGATAATGATCTGATCCTGGTAACCTGTTCCGTGTCCGGCTCCGAGGCAAAAGTTGACGTAGTCCGGGTGGTGTGGGCCGGTCAGGACTTTCTTGAAGCCTTCCCGTGACGGGTTCTGGCCACCTTCATAAAGCCAGAG belongs to Roseibium porphyridii and includes:
- a CDS encoding LacI family DNA-binding transcriptional regulator, whose product is MAGVSRSAVSRTFTDGASVSARTREKVEKAAKSLGYKPSLIARSLATNRTKLIGLVANNFQNPAFLDVFDLFTSELQKRGFRPLLVNLSAETSPKKFVELLRQYSVDGVIVATSTLPTSFATSFQAAGIPVIHTFGKYEANANVHVVGIDNVYCGAMAADLFSERGYRKVALLGGPEAATSTQDRAAGFLKAAHDKGLEVAATCFAENYTYQAGRDAMQQVLREDGIEAVFCGDDLICMGAMDAARAAGLSIPEEIGFMGFNDIAMAGWDAYSLTTIRQPIRDIILSSVELVVGMVENPTRSAEIRLFPCTIIERGSLKPV
- a CDS encoding Gfo/Idh/MocA family protein, with amino-acid sequence MTKLNWGMIGGGAGSQIGPTHRISAGLDGHFLLCAGAFDIDPDRGKAFAGSLGVSADRAYGDWREMLAAESARDDRLDLVTIATPNATHYEISRAFLEAGFNVLCEKPLTMTANEAREIVEITKESGKVCAVNYGYSGYPLVRQMRAMIANGDLGKIRLIKAEFAHGFHADAEEADNPRVRWRYDPAQAGTSAVFADAGIHAFHMACFVSGQTPTELSADFASLVGDRQLEDDAMINFHFNGGAVCRLWTSAVAVGRMHGLTLQVFGEKGGLSWQQQHPEQLHWTPLNGRTQILERGDSDLSEQAVRASRIPIGHAEGMPVAFANIYMDLADVLNAQRTGAKPDPMALDFPQAEDGYWSMRAIEAAASSAKANGAWTKL
- a CDS encoding sugar phosphate isomerase/epimerase family protein; amino-acid sequence: MTIKIGNAPCSWGVEFADDPRNPAWKKVLDECRDAGYRGIELGPVGFMPEDPAELGDALAERGLELIGGVVFRPFHDPAQWDDVKDGSIRTCAALKAHGAEHLVMIDSISPRRAPTAGRPAEAEKMSSEEWTIYRDRIQEIAKMASEEYGLTPSIHPHAGGFMDFEDEVEQLLEEVDEKHMKICLDTGHSVYAGFDPVAFMTRHMDRISYMHFKDIDPVVMKNVIASQTDFYEACGDGIFCNLGKGSVDFAAVRQLLLDKCFTGWCTVEQDCDPAKAQSPLDDARENRAFLKSIGFEVTA